The proteins below are encoded in one region of Thermosulfurimonas marina:
- a CDS encoding adenylosuccinate synthase, which produces MPSVVVVGTQWGDEGKGKIVDLLAERADYVVRFQGGNNAGHTLVINGRKHILHLIPSGIFHEDKVCLIGNGVVVDPAVLLQEIEELEKSGLPVPPGRLYVSERAHLIMPYHKAIDLGREALKGKTRIGTTGRGIGPCYEDKVARRGIRVGELLDPETFASKLREVLEEKNFYLEKYLGREPLSFEEIYETYLRYGERLAPYVTNVSEILDRAHREGRNILFEGAQGTQLDIDHGTYPFVTSSNTVAGNACAGAGLGPTRIDFVLGVAKAYTTRVGEGPFPTELRDETGERLRECGGEYGATTGRPRRCGWLDGVILKEAARLNGLTGLAITKLDVLSGLPEILFCEAYEIEGRRLEQTPVRMADFQKLKPLYRTFRGWPESLEGVKNFEDLPQAAREYLSFVENFLGVPIVMISTGPAREAHILLRDPFAP; this is translated from the coding sequence ATGCCCTCGGTAGTGGTGGTAGGCACGCAATGGGGAGACGAAGGCAAGGGCAAGATCGTGGATCTTCTGGCCGAGCGGGCCGATTATGTGGTGCGCTTTCAGGGAGGGAACAACGCCGGGCACACCCTGGTCATCAACGGACGCAAACATATTCTGCACCTCATCCCTTCGGGCATCTTTCATGAGGACAAGGTCTGTCTGATCGGAAATGGAGTAGTGGTGGATCCAGCGGTCCTCCTTCAGGAAATAGAGGAACTGGAAAAATCCGGTCTTCCCGTGCCTCCGGGAAGGCTTTATGTGAGCGAAAGGGCCCATCTTATCATGCCCTATCACAAGGCCATTGATCTCGGCCGCGAGGCCCTGAAGGGCAAGACCCGCATCGGGACCACCGGCCGGGGCATCGGCCCTTGCTATGAAGACAAAGTGGCCCGCCGGGGAATCCGCGTGGGGGAACTCCTGGACCCCGAAACCTTTGCCAGCAAGCTCCGGGAGGTCCTGGAAGAAAAGAACTTCTATCTGGAAAAATACCTGGGCCGCGAGCCCCTTTCCTTTGAAGAAATCTATGAAACCTATCTTCGTTACGGCGAACGCCTGGCCCCTTACGTGACCAATGTTTCGGAAATTCTGGACCGGGCCCATCGAGAAGGGCGCAACATCCTTTTTGAAGGGGCCCAGGGCACCCAGCTGGATATCGATCACGGAACCTACCCCTTCGTGACCTCTTCCAACACCGTGGCCGGGAACGCCTGTGCCGGAGCGGGCCTTGGTCCCACCCGCATTGACTTCGTCCTGGGAGTGGCCAAGGCCTATACCACACGCGTGGGCGAGGGCCCCTTCCCCACCGAACTCCGAGACGAAACCGGGGAGCGCCTGCGGGAGTGCGGTGGCGAGTACGGAGCCACCACCGGCCGGCCCCGACGCTGTGGGTGGCTAGACGGGGTTATCCTGAAGGAGGCGGCCAGACTCAACGGTCTTACCGGGCTGGCCATCACCAAACTGGACGTCCTTTCCGGCCTTCCGGAGATCCTCTTTTGTGAGGCCTATGAAATCGAGGGCCGACGCCTGGAACAGACCCCGGTAAGGATGGCCGATTTCCAGAAACTCAAACCCCTTTACCGGACCTTTCGGGGCTGGCCGGAGAGTCTGGAGGGGGTGAAAAATTTCGAGGACCTTCCGCAGGCGGCCCGGGAGTATCTTTCCTTTGTGGAAAACTTTCTGGGGGTCCCCATCGTGATGATCTCCACCGGTCCGGCCCGCGAGGCCCACATCCTCCTGCGCGACCCCTTTGCCCCCTAA
- a CDS encoding MBL fold metallo-hydrolase — MRYPEVETLVVGPLAVCCYLVYDPETREGVVIDPGGDPEKILARIRALDLKILYILGTHGHADHVAAAGDLRKALGAPYALHRADEEFFTSGEGASVFVSWGFPPNPPADQTFEDGDRFSFGDFTLTVIHTPGHSPGSVCFYDGNRLLFTGDTLFVGAVGRGDLPGGDYFQMMRSIREKLFALPEDTIVFPGHDYGDRPTSTLGREKRENPFLQEGL, encoded by the coding sequence ATGAGGTATCCAGAGGTGGAAACCTTAGTGGTGGGGCCCTTGGCCGTGTGTTGCTATCTGGTCTATGATCCCGAGACCCGAGAGGGGGTGGTCATTGATCCCGGGGGAGACCCGGAAAAGATCCTGGCCCGCATCCGGGCCCTGGACCTCAAGATCCTCTATATTCTCGGCACCCACGGACATGCGGATCATGTGGCTGCCGCCGGCGATTTGCGCAAGGCCCTCGGGGCCCCCTACGCCCTTCACCGGGCCGACGAGGAGTTTTTTACCTCCGGAGAAGGGGCCTCGGTCTTTGTCTCCTGGGGCTTTCCCCCTAATCCCCCGGCAGACCAAACCTTTGAGGACGGAGACCGCTTTTCCTTCGGAGACTTCACCCTCACGGTGATCCATACCCCGGGGCACTCTCCGGGCTCGGTCTGCTTTTATGACGGAAACCGGCTGCTTTTTACTGGGGATACCCTTTTTGTAGGGGCCGTGGGGCGGGGGGATCTGCCCGGAGGGGACTACTTCCAGATGATGCGCTCCATCCGCGAAAAACTCTTTGCCCTCCCGGAAGACACCATCGTCTTTCCCGGACACGACTACGGAGACCGCCCCACCTCCACCCTAGGCCGGGAAAAGAGAGAAAACCCCTTCCTCCAGGAGGGCCTCTGA